TGAACCGTGCGCAAAAGCTAATTGAGATCTCATTAGGACTGCGTGTCAAATCACtgtccaccagatggcagaattGTGCTATACGATTTTAGCAGAGCTATCAAACTAAGGATTGTCTGTTTTAACAAATGTTCAAATGATAGATtgataaataaacacataaataaagCAGTATATAAATGAATAggcatacataaataaatgaacaaataaatagcAAGGGTTTCTTTGAGACTCAGTTCATGCTTTTGAATGCTGCATTTTAAAACGATTTACAGTTAGTTTAGACTACATCAGTACCTAGGGCTCCTATATCTGTAGTCTAACCCGCAACCTATTTTGTTATAGTCAACCTTATTTAATCCCTATATATCATATCAACACAACACGTAGACGGAAtaggattttgtgtgtgtttaacttcAGAAAGCACTTTTTGCAGAACAACGGCTCAgctgtataaaaaaaaatatataataacgaAGAAAAAGGAAAACTTTTAGAGGAGAAAAGTCCTGGTCGGCTATTGGCTGCAAACTTTGGagcgttgtgattggctgagcgGAACGAGGGTGCCTGAGGGCTGAGGGGGGCATCTTGAAGAGGGATGATTCAGTGGAATGTCTATGAATGGGGTCGTCAGTTGAGGTGTGAGCAGAGAACAAACCCAGACGGCAACAACGGACTGTCTGTGGGTTTCTTCACCAAAATATACAACAAGGACAAAGTAAAAACACTTACGGATCATCTGGCAGGTCGTTAGGTGACACCCAGGTGTGATCACGAACACGAAGTGAACTACCATGGAAAGTTTTCGGTTTGCACTTTAACTTTTATCGGTTCAGATGTCTCGAGCCTCTGTGAGTTGTTAATTTCCCGGGCTTTTGTAGCGGGGATGTTGTTGACACTCTCCGTCACGGCGCTCGTGCTGTGCGCGTGGCCGGTGAGCCTGGCGCACGGCTGCCAGCTCCCCACGGAGTGGCGGCCACTGAGCGACGGGTGCCGCGCAGAGCTGGCGGAGATCATCATATACGCGAAGGTGCTTGCCATTCACCGGGAGCAGTATCACGGTGGGGCGGGGAGCCTGTACAACTCGCTCCCCTACCCGTACGGCTACGGGTACGAGGGCGCGGAGGAGGGTCTGCTTTATTCGGCGGAGGTGGAGCTACTGTGCGACCAGGCCTGGGGGAGCATGCTGGAGGTGCCAGCGGGCTCCCGGCTCAACCTCACCGGCCTGGGGTACCTGTCGTGCCAGTCGCACACGGTGATGGAGAACTACTCGTACATCTTCTTCCTCCGGTAAGGATTCACGTAAAAGCATTTCGTAATTGTTAACTCCCAATGTTAAGAACACTTCAGCGAACCAAAGTTTAGAAAAACGTTTTCAAAGTTTTACTTCAATAAATTTAATATGCGTCCATTAAAACTGAATGTTTCCATGAGACCCAACACTAAATGAGGGAAATAAATCGGGAATGTTTGTAAGCGTGCATCAATTAAACTTTAGAGCTGCTGTGCTCAGGGTGAAACTTCTTTAAGACatttgaatgaaaaaaatagttttttaaatatttagaaAACTCCATcaagtagagagagggggaggag
The nucleotide sequence above comes from Gadus chalcogrammus isolate NIFS_2021 chromosome 4, NIFS_Gcha_1.0, whole genome shotgun sequence. Encoded proteins:
- the LOC130381599 gene encoding coiled-coil domain-containing protein 3-like; amino-acid sequence: MLLTLSVTALVLCAWPVSLAHGCQLPTEWRPLSDGCRAELAEIIIYAKVLAIHREQYHGGAGSLYNSLPYPYGYGYEGAEEGLLYSAEVELLCDQAWGSMLEVPAGSRLNLTGLGYLSCQSHTVMENYSYIFFLR